A section of the Rhizophagus irregularis chromosome 16, complete sequence genome encodes:
- a CDS encoding uncharacterized protein (SECRETED:cutsite_VSS-QN; SECRETED:prob_0.8683); SECRETED:SignalP(1-23), with protein sequence MFNLKVLITFICLISICCSFVSSQNILSSSQNISSRDILSQNTSQNQDISTQDISFIYEEPINGLKFYNTYTFSLEGSFSIWMILEDEDPACILPHLHLRFIDKTGKIKYMDFNYTLPAEAICPFNMEILPLAYNHIIIVYVKSNNGIKGKYGKIINYSNESINEIYLGNANGSVRFSISGKELISIEKPDKEGIAIWRLFSISDITRGKVIEHKNVEFHAPNLLSYTLVDSLSFSLTDGGFGFMYILKYDETKGSSVMRDPNLQYWRVYTSFLRVGADSPMAPFLVYQTTEKLNNLTIKLCTVTYNAEGYVCIMALNNTIINKKNNKSQTEVNYYQLRFLSTGAIVRLNIVSNPTNNTNIDLISLNYGGFLLQHSHNSVMNYYLLDDDGNYMQSQGSFGPEFIHFNMFRINNTIFGIKKQSNNKLEFLLKSLPRLNNHSTEYNCPIIETTKPAINEVIDPLIKEIMIKYTIPVKLSTANVSIFQLSDDPDKPDLLRQTFSGDYKLCTVGHDNYTVHIPIFESTFSQPNSSYYVLVENNFVISQERDEPLIGIKEKLWMLSTRPLKAAQHSDSITGILRLNEEGSLKFLQANHSIFFMNMIQEISKIIPVNEQRLATSGRWMYDPTSPKKILLSFNINEAKDDNTVEPNTQTIFENLNTLIKQKRFTALSFNEYTSLIDESAPFIMTKDYFKEFYPLIIIFIAGLVVLIVLYILARIKNPKGKNFAIFETCFIIQDIAVDLVFILLKVKNTPHLIIPAKIFFILPIVINILLAINIFVSEMATNPSFSKWVSKSLTLSSICTLLSAIDIQILNTFSSDLFGLKIFSAPLTKKSQKIMLWGSIISIFIEDVPQFIIQWLYYNSVITYDLIPTLALASGGLVIGNKLITRSYHALLRWSHRRDKVKEFIKRGHLSAASIRSIRSNVEN encoded by the exons atgttcaatttaAAGGTGTTGATCACTTTTATCTGTTTAATATCCATCTGTTGTTCTTTTGTCTCATCTCAGAATATACTATCTTCTTCTCAAAATATATCATCACGAGATATATTATCCCAAAATACATCTCAAAATCAAGATATATCAACTCAagatatatcatttatttatgaagaacCGATTAAtgggttaaaattttataatacttacaCCTTTAGTTTAGAGGGTTCTTTCTCGATTTGGATGATCCTTGAAGATGAAGATCCAGCGTGCATATTACCTCATTTACATTTACGATTTATAGATAAAACaggaaaaatcaaatatatggATTTTAATTATACTCTACCTGCAGAAGCAATTTGTCCCTTTAATATGGAGATTTTACCCTTAGcttataatcatataataatagtttatgTTAAATCAAACAATGGTATTAAGGGAAAATATggcaaaataattaattacagcAATGAGTCTATAAA tgaaaTATATTTAGGAAATGCTAATGGATCTGTTAGATTTAGCATATCAGGTAAAGAACTTATTAGTATTGAAAAACCAGATAAAGAAGGAATAGCAATATGGCGTTTATTTAGCATTTC AGATATTACAAGGGGAAAAGTGATAGAacataaaaatgttgaatttcATGCACCAAATCTATTATCGTATACCTTGGTAGATAGTTTAAGTTTTTCATTAACAGATGGAGGTTTTggttttatgtatattttaaaatatgatgaaacaAAAGGATCATCAGTAATGAGAGATCCAAATCTTCAATACTGGAGAGTTTATACATCATTTCTTAGAGTAGGTGCAGATTCACCTATGGCACCTTTTCTGGTTTACCAAACCAccgaaaaattaaataatctaacAATTAAATTATGTACTGTGACTTATAATGCTGAAGGATATGTATGTATTATGgcattaaataatacaatcaTAAATAAGAAGAATAATAAGTCACAGACTGAGGTAAATTACTATCAGTTGAGATTTTTATCAACTGGGGCTATAGTACGATTAAATATAGTTTCTAATCCAACAAATAATACAAACATTGATTTGATAAGTTTAAATTATGGAGGATTTCTTTTGCAACATAGTCATAATAGtgtaatgaattattatcttttagaTGATGATGGTAATTATATGCAATCACAGGGATCTTTTGGGCCagaatttattcattttaatatgtttcgtataaataatactatttttggAATAAAGAAGCAGAGTAACAATAAATTggagtttttattaaaatctttaccaagattaaataatcata GTACTGAATATAATTGTCCCATAATTGAAACTACAAAGCCAGCTATTAATGAAGTCATTGATcctttaattaaagaaataatgatCAAGTATACCATTCCAGTAAAGTTATCTACTGCGAATGTTTCGATATTTCAACTAAGTGATGATCCAGATAAACCGGATCTATTAAGACAAACATTTTCAGGAGATTATAAACTATGTACTGTTGGACATGATAATTACACAGTGCATATCCCAATTTTTGAAAGCACATTTAGCCAACCCAATTCCTCCTATTATGTGTTGGTTGAGAATAATTTTGTCATCTCTCAAGAGAGAGATGAACCTTTAATAGGAATTAAAGAGAAACTTTGGATGCTTTCAACAa GACCACTTAAAGCGGCACAACATTCAGATTCGATTACAGGAATACTTCGACTAAATGAGGAAGGAAGTTTGAAATTTCTCCAAGCAaatcattcaatatttttcatgAATATGATTCAAGAAATTTCTAAGATAATTCCAGTAAATGAACAGAGGTTGGCAACAAGTGGCAGATGGATGTATGACCCTACTTCtccaaagaaaatattattatcatttaacaTAAATGAAGCTAAAGATGATAATACAGTTGAACCAAATACCCAaacaatatttgaaaatttaaataccttGATCAAACAAAAAAGGTTTACTGCACtttcatttaatgaatatacATCATTAATTGATGAAAGTGCACCTTTTATAATGACCAAAGATTatttcaaagaattttatccattaattataatttttatagcagGTTTAGTagttttaatagtattatatattttggcGCGTATAAAAAATCCCAAAGGAAAAAACTTTGCAATATTTGAGACCTGTTTTATAATACAAGATATTGCCGTAGATCTAGTATTCATATTACTGAAAGTTAAAAATACACcacatttaataattccagc taaaatattctttattttacctattgtaattaatattttattagccataaatatttttgtatctGAAATGGCAACAAATCCATCATTCTCTAAATGGGTTTCAAAGTCTCTGACACTATCATCAATTTGCACATTATTATCAGCCATTGacatacaaatattaaatactttcTCATCGGATTTATTTGgccttaaaatattttcagctCCTTTGACTAAGaaatcacaaaaaataatGCTTTGGGGTAGTATCATAAGCATCTTCATTGAAGATGTACCTCAATTCATTATCCAGTGGCTATATTACAATAGTGTTATAACGTATGATCTTATTCCAACTCTTGCGCTTGCATCTGGTGGGTTAGTTATAGGAAATAAACTAATTACAAGATCATATCACGCGTTATTAAGATGGAGTCATCGACGCGATAaagttaaagaatttattaaacgTGGACATTTATCTGCTGCTTCTATAAGATCAATAAGGTCCAATGTTGAAAATTAA
- a CDS encoding uncharacterized protein (SECRETED:cutsite_VSS-QN; SECRETED:prob_0.8668); SECRETED:SignalP(1-23), with translation MFNLKVLITFICLISICCSFVSSQNILSSSQNILSRDILSQNTSQNQDISTQDISFIYEEPINGLKFYNTYTFSLEGSFSIWMILEDEDPACILPHLHLRFIDKTGKIKYMDFNYTLPAEAICPFNMEILPLAYNHIIIVYVKSNNGIKGKYGKIINYSNESINEIYLGNANGSVRFSISGKELISIEKPDKEGIAIWRLFSISDITRGKVIEHKNVEFHAPNLLSYTLVDSLSFSLTDGGFGFMYILKYEETKGSSVMRDPNLQYWRVYTSFLRVGADSPMAPFLVYQTTEKLNNLTIKLCTVTYNAEGYVCIMALNNTIINKKNNKSQTEVNYYQLRFLSTGAIVRLNIVSNPTNNTNIDLISLNYGGFLLQHSHNSVMNYYLLDDDGNYMQSQGSFGPEFIHFNMFRINNTIFGIKKQSNNKLEFLLKSLPRLNNHSTEYNCPIIETTKPAINEVIDPLIKEIMIKYTIPVKLSTANVSIFQLSDDPDKPDLLRQTFSGDYKLCTVGHDNYTVHIPIFESTFSQPNSSYYVLVENNFVISQERDEPLIGIKEKLWMLSTRPLKAAQHSDSITGILRLNEEGSLKFLQANHSIFFMNMIQEISKIIPVNKQRLATSGRWMYDPTSPKKILLSFNINEAKDDNTVEPNTQTIFENLNTLIKQKRFTALSFNEYTSLIDESAPFIMTKDYFKEFYPLIIIFIAGLVVLIVLYILARIKNPKGKNFAIFETCFIIQDIAVDLVFILLKVKNTPHLIIPAKIFFILPIVINILLAINIFVSEMATNPSFSKWVSKSLTLSSICTLLSAIDIQILNTFSSDLFGLKIFSAPLTKRSQKIMLWGSIISIFIEDVPQFIIQWLYYNSVITYDLIPTLALASGGLVIGNKLITRSYHALLRWSHRRDKVKEFIKRGHLSAASIRSIRSNVEN, from the exons atgttcaatttaAAGGTGTTGATCACTTTTATCTGTTTAATATCCATCTGTTGTTCTTTTGTTTCATCTCAGAATATACTATCTTCTtctcaaaatatattatcacGAGATATATTATCCCAAAATACATCTCAAAATCAAGATATATCAACTCAagatatatcatttatttatgaagaacCGATTAAtgggttaaaattttataatacttacaCCTTTAGTTTAGAGGGTTCTTTCTCGATTTGGATGATCCTTGAAGATGAAGATCCAGCGTGCATATTACCTCATTTACATTTACGATTTATAGATAAAACaggaaaaatcaaatatatggATTTTAATTATACTCTACCTGCAGAAGCAATTTGTCCCTTTAATATGGAGATTTTACCCTTAGcttataatcatataataatagtttatgTTAAATCAAACAATGGTATTAAGGGAAAATATggcaaaataattaattacagcAATGAGTCTATAAA tgaaaTATATTTAGGAAATGCTAATGGATCTGTTAGATTTAGCATATCAGGTAAAGAACTTATTAGTATTGAAAAACCAGATAAAGAAGGAATAGCAATATGGCGTTTATTTAGCATTTC AGATATTACAAGGGGAAAAGTGATAGAacataaaaatgttgaatttcATGCACCAAATCTATTATCGTATACCTTGGTAGATAGTTTAAGTTTTTCATTAACAGATGGAGGTTTTggttttatgtatattttaaaatatgaagaaaCAAAAGGATCATCAGTAATGAGAGATCCAAATCTTCAATACTGGAGAGTTTATACATCATTTCTTAGAGTAGGTGCAGATTCACCTATGGCACCTTTTCTGGTTTACCAAACCAccgaaaaattaaataatctaacAATTAAATTATGTACTGTGACTTATAATGCTGAAGGATATGTATGTATTATGgcattaaataatacaatcaTAAATAAGAAGAATAATAAGTCACAGACTGAGGTAAATTACTATCAGTTGAGATTTTTATCAACTGGGGCTATAGTACGATTAAATATAGTTTCTAATCCAACAAATAATACAAACATTGATTTGATAAGTTTAAATTATGGAGGATTTCTTTTGCAACATAGTCATAATAGtgtaatgaattattatcttttagaTGATGATGGTAATTATATGCAATCACAGGGATCTTTTGGGCCagaatttattcattttaatatgtttcgtataaataatactatttttggAATAAAGAAGCAGAGTAACAATAAATTggagtttttattaaaatctttaccaagattaaataatcata GTACTGAATATAATTGTCCCATAATTGAAACTACAAAGCCAGCTATTAATGAAGTCATTGATcctttaattaaagaaataatgatCAAGTATACCATTCCAGTAAAGTTATCTACTGCGAATGTTTCGATATTTCAACTAAGTGATGATCCAGATAAACCGGATCTATTAAGACAAACATTTTCAGGAGATTATAAACTATGTACTGTTGGACATGATAATTACACAGTGCATATCCCAATTTTTGAAAGCACATTTAGCCAACCCAATTCTTCCTATTATGTGTTGGTTGAGAATAATTTTGTCATCTCTCAAGAGAGAGATGAACCTTTAATAGGAATTAAAGAGAAACTTTGGATGCTTTCAACAa GACCACTTAAAGCGGCACAACATTCAGATTCGATTACAGGAATACTTCGACTAAATGAGGAAGGAAGTTTGAAATTTCTCCAAGCAaatcattcaatatttttcatgAATATGATTCAAGAAATTTCTAAGATAATTCCAGTAAACAAACAGAGGTTGGCAACAAGTGGCAGATGGATGTATGACCCTACTTCtccaaagaaaatattattatcatttaacaTAAATGAAGCTAAAGATGATAATACAGTTGAACCAAATACCCAaacaatatttgaaaatttaaataccttGATCAAACAAAAAAGGTTTACTGCACtttcatttaatgaatatacATCATTAATTGATGAAAGTGCACCTTTTATAATGACCAAAGATTatttcaaagaattttatccattaattataatttttatagcagGTTTAGTagttttaatagtattatatattttggcGCGTATAAAAAATCCCAAAGGAAAAAACTTTGCAATATTTGAGACCTGTTTTATAATACAAGATATTGCCGTAGATCTAGTATTCATATTACTGAAAGTTAAAAATACACcacatttaataattccagc taaaatattctttattttacctattgtaattaatattttattagccataaatatttttgtatctGAAATGGCAACAAATCCATCATTCTCTAAATGGGTTTCAAAGTCTCTGACACTATCATCAATTTGCACATTATTATCAGCCATAGacatacaaatattaaatactttcTCATCGGATTTATTTggtcttaaaatattttcagctCCTTTGACTAAAAGATCACAAAAAATAATGCTTTGGGGTAGTATCATAAGCATCTTCATTGAAGATGTACCTCAATTCATTATCCAGTGGCTATATTACAATAGTGTTATAACGTATGATCTTATTCCAACTCTTGCGCTTGCATCTGGTGGGTTAGTTATAGGAAATAAACTAATTACAAGATCATATCACGCGTTATTAAGATGGAGTCATCGACGCGATAaagttaaagaatttattaaacgTGGACATTTATCTGCTGCTTCTATAAGATCAATAAGGTCCAATGTTGAAAATTAA